A genomic stretch from Gavia stellata isolate bGavSte3 chromosome 24, bGavSte3.hap2, whole genome shotgun sequence includes:
- the RNF208 gene encoding RING finger protein 208 produces the protein MQASLRDPRAVDSNVKTILMSCLKGQQVIIKMEAMKIIHPEKFSELQASQPRYAPAPRREPPLVAKRAWPSESEIIVNQACGDIPALDATPGPLPLPRTPPLPRRERGYQSQRKGSSEVCYHRQPPSDEVIVNQYVLHPSTPCEPLECPTCGHMYNFTNKRPRILSCLHSVCEECLQILYESCPKYKFISCPTCKRETVLFTDYGLAALAVNTSILNRLPAEALATNPVQWSSDTDRSCYQTFRQYCGAACTCHIRNPLSSCTIM, from the coding sequence ATGCAGGCGTCCCTCAGAGACCCCAGAGCAGTGGACAGTAATGTGAAAACGATACTCATGTCGTGTCTGAAAGGGCAACAGGTCATCATTAAAATGGAGGCGATGAAAATCATCCACCCGGAGAAGTTTTCGGAGCTGCAGGCCTCGCAGCCGCGCTACGCGCCGGCCCCACGCCGTGAGCCGCCCCTCGTGGCCAAGCGTGCATGGCCCTCCGAGTCCGAGATCATCGTCAACCAGGCGTGTGGGGACATCCCTGCCTTGGATGCCACCCCCGGCCCCCTGCCGCTGCCCCGGACTCCCCCCCTGCCGCGGCGAGAGCGCGGGTACCAGAGCCAGCGGAAGGGCAGCTCAGAGGTCTGCTACCACCGGCAGCCACCGTCGGATGAGGTGATCGTCAACCAGTACGTGCTGCACCCCTCGACGCCCTGCGAGCCCCTGGAGTGCCCCACCTGCGGCCACATGTACAACTTCACCAACAAGCGGCCCCGcatcctctcctgcctgcactCGGTGTGTGAGGAATGCCTGCAGATCCTCTACGAGTCCTGCCCCAAGTACAAGTTCATCTCCTGCCCCACCTGCAAGCGGGAGACCGTCCTCTTCACCGACTACGGGCTGGCGGCGCTAGCCGTCAACACCAGTATCCTCAACAGACTGCCGGCCGAGGCCCTGGCCACCAACCCCGTCCAGTGGAGCAGCGACACCGACCGCAGCTGCTACCAGACCTTTCGCCAGTACTGCGGGGCTGCCTGCACCTGCCACATCCGAAACCCGCTGTCTTCCTGCACCATCATGTGA